The proteins below come from a single Phocoena sinus isolate mPhoSin1 chromosome 2, mPhoSin1.pri, whole genome shotgun sequence genomic window:
- the NSMCE3 gene encoding non-structural maintenance of chromosomes element 3 homolog, whose amino-acid sequence MSQKPKSRGRAGTQAELGSGGEEAPSTSRGPGSAASQGGRRPEASPAPGPRSQKQLELKVAELVQFLLIKDQRKIPIRRTDILRHVVGDYKDVLPELLRRAAERLEYVFGYRLVELEPRSNTYILVNTLEPVEEDAEMRGDQGTPTTGLLMIVLGLIFMKGNSIKETEVWDFLRRLGVHPTKKHLIFGDPKKLITEDFVRQRYLEYRRIPHTDPVDYELQWGPRTNLETSKMKVLKFVAKVHNQDPKDWPAQYCEALAEEEARARPQTGGTAPTPAPSS is encoded by the coding sequence ATGTCGCAAAAGCCGAAGAGCCGGGGCCGCGCCGGCACCCAGGCCGAGCTGGGCAGCGGCGGCGAGGAGGCCCCGAGCACATCCCGCGGGCCGGGCAGCGCCGCATCGCAGGGCGGCCGGCGGCCCGAGGCTTCCCCCGCGCCGGGGCCGCGGTCGCAGAAGCAGCTGGAGCTGAAGGTGGCGGAGCTGGTGCAGTTCCTGCTGATCAAGGACCAGAGGAAGATCCCGATCCGTCGCACCGACATCCTGCGGCACGTGGTCGGGGACTACAAGGACGTGCTCCCGGAGCTGCTGCGGCGGGCGGCCGAGCGCCTGGAGTACGTGTTCGGGTACCGGCTGGTGGAGCTGGAGCCCCGGAGTAACACCTACATCCTGGTCAACACACTAGAGCCGGTGGAGGAGGACGCGGAGATGCGCGGCGACCAGGGCACTCCCACCACCGGGCTGCTCATGATCGTGCTGGGGCTCATCTTCATGAAGGGCAACAGCATCAAGGAGACCGAGGTCTGGGACTTCCTGCGGCGCCTCGGGGTGCACCCCACCAAGAAGCACCTCATCTTCGGGGATCCGAAGAAGCTCATCACCGAGGACTTCGTGCGGCAGCGGTACTTGGAGTACCGGCGCATCCCGCACACGGACCCCGTGGACTACGAGCTCCAGTGGGGCCCGCGCACCAACCTGGAGACCAGCAAGATGAAGGTGCTCAAGTTCGTGGCCAAAGTCCACAATCAGGATCCCAAGGACTGGCCGGCGCAGTACTGTGAGGCTTTGGCGGAGGAGGAGGCCAGGGCCAGACCCCAGACCGGGGGCACggccccaaccccagccccttcctcttgA